One part of the Papilio machaon chromosome 5, ilPapMach1.1, whole genome shotgun sequence genome encodes these proteins:
- the LOC106713505 gene encoding uncharacterized protein LOC106713505: MKICVLFPLCLVTYLTGSAADSDNEVKRGIFPFMGFIYYQDMSVVDETGKRFRRSAVLIQPSWLISSSLDRGEGQVFPHKTLIARLGSVSIDSNFNFNEDEEEQEREVIQIVQPYNFNSTQWSFYDVTLLKTLFPFNITSVISPITPNYKPEIMQRSCKILVYARRFNNISEDSILMQLTVELLSPSTDCGINYQQETMICGADGEDNKNFNYETDFCQGNSGGPLLCEGEVIALQTYVNEYCRQPYLFQYLPSWEKFVNCGIEERCDEEICNTTCSTINKDTPVNEINAATSDMATIVMVAKLETESTTSTTPSTTTQNTRETKRVLKESDAVPPTLTAATADQTTVIILTENALVNRLDEERATTWPSKIKENTKDYHHRGDSDTMERNTNVEAQQQMVLTKVSDVGSNIQLSRYLLFSFFMLIFFVSH; encoded by the exons atgaaaatctgTGTTTTATTTCCACTGTGTCTtg ttaccTATTTAACGGGGTCGGCGGCTGATTCAGATAATGAAGTTAAAAGAGGAATATTTCCGTTCATG GGATTCATTTACTATCAAGACATGTCAGTAGTGGATGAGACAGGCAAGCGGTTCAGGCGCAGTGCTGTCCTGATCCAGCCCAGCTGGCTGATCTCCTCGTCACTAGACCGCGGTGAAGGTCAGGTCTTCCCACACAAGACACTCATCGCCAGGTTGGGCTCCGTCAGCATTGACTCCAATTTCAACTTCAACGAAGACGAAGAAGAGCAAGAACGCGAG GTGATACAAATTGTGCAGCCGTACAATTTCAACTCTACACAATGGTCGTTTTATGATGTGACATTGTTGAAAACACTGTTCCCTTTCAATATTACTTCTGTAATATCGCCTATCACACCAAACTACAAGCCAGAAATAATGCAGAGATCTTGCAAGATTCTTGTTTACGCG AGGAGATTTAACAACATTTCAGAAGACAGCATATTGATGCAACTGACTGTTGAGCTACTCAGTCCATCGACTGACTGTGGTATCAACTATCAGCAAGAAACGATGATATGCGGCGCTGATGGGGAAGACAACAAGAATTTCAACTATGAAACTGATTTTTGCCAA GGTAATTCTGGTGGACCTCTGCTTTGTGAAGGCGAAGTAATCGCTTTGCAGACATACGTCAACGAATATTGTAGACAGCCTTACCTGTTCCAATATTTGCCATCTTGGGAAAAGTTTGTTAACTGTGGCATTGAAGAACGTTGTGACGAGGAAATTTGCAATACCACATGTAGCACTATCAACAAAGATACTCCTGTAAACGAAATTAACGCTGCGACAAGCGACATGGCAACTATTGTGATGGTCGCTAAATTAGAAACTGAAAGTACTACATCAACTACGCCATCTACTACCACTCAGAATACCCGAGAAACTAAGAGAGTACTCAAGGAAAGTGATGCAGTACCACCGACTTTGACTGCAGCAACGGCTGACCAAAcaactgtaattattttaactgaaaACGCCTTGGTAAACAGATTAGATGAAGAGAGAGCAACCACGTGGCCTAGTAAAATTAAAGAGAACACAAAAGACTATCATCACAGAGGAGACTCCGATACTATGGAAAGAAATACTAATGTAGAAGCTCAACAACAAATGGTTTTGACAAAAGTCAGTGACGTTGGCAGCAATATACAACTTTCTAGGTACttattgtttagtttttttatgttaattttctttgtctCTCATTAA
- the LOC106713516 gene encoding LIM domain only protein 3 isoform X1 → MKCERRTSGNGSGSGQQGSCSPHMLAMDVTKESRASPLPAAAQSSGTATQPPPQPQICAGCSKVITERYLLKALDQLWHEDCLKCGCCDCRLGEVGHTLYTRANLILCKRDYLRLFGNTGYCAACNKVIPAFEMVMRARSNVYHLECFACQQCNHRFCVGDRFYLCENKILCEYDYEERLVFANMAYNPPPLAHLKRQTTHLSPPPTSNAMSLMNGSGRSGDMNNNMSGSNTAAFVPPPHLKPLGLSATS, encoded by the exons TGCGAGAGACGTACGTCGGGTAACGGTAGCGGTAGCGGGCAGCAGGGCAGCTGCAGTCCGCACATGCTGGCCATGGACGTGACTAAGGAGTCCCGCGCCTCGCCGCTGCCCGCGGCCGCGCAGTCCTCCGGCACCGCGACACAACCGCCGCCGCAGCCACAG ATCTGTGCGGGCTGCAGTAAGGTGATAACGGAGCGCTACTTACTAAAGGCTCTGGACCAGCTGTGGCACGAGGACTGTCTCAAGTGTGGCTGCTGCGACTGCCGGCTCGGTGAGGTCGGCCACACGCTCTACACTCGCGCCAACCTCATTCTCTGCAAGAGGGATTATTTAAG gTTGTTCGGTAACACGGGCTACTGCGCAGCGTGCAACAAGGTGATCCCCGCGTTCGAGATGGTGATGCGCGCGCGCAGCAATGTCTACCATCTGGAGTGCTTCGCCTGCCAGCAGTGCAATCATAG ATTTTGTGTGGGCGATCGCTTCTACTTGTGCGAGAACAAGATCCTATGCGAATATGACTACGAAGAACGGCTGGTGTTCGCTAACATGGCTTACAATCCGCCACCGCTTGCGCACCTCAAACGGCAGACCACCCATCTTTCTCCACCACCG ACAAGCAACGCGATGAGCCTAATGAATGGATCGGGCCGCTCCGGTGACATGAACAACAACATGTCGGGCTCGAACACGGCTGCGTTCGTGCCCCCGCCGCACCTCAAGCCGCTCGGCCTGTCAGCGACCAGCTGA
- the LOC106713516 gene encoding LIM domain only protein 3 isoform X2, translated as MCERRTSGNGSGSGQQGSCSPHMLAMDVTKESRASPLPAAAQSSGTATQPPPQPQICAGCSKVITERYLLKALDQLWHEDCLKCGCCDCRLGEVGHTLYTRANLILCKRDYLRLFGNTGYCAACNKVIPAFEMVMRARSNVYHLECFACQQCNHRFCVGDRFYLCENKILCEYDYEERLVFANMAYNPPPLAHLKRQTTHLSPPPTSNAMSLMNGSGRSGDMNNNMSGSNTAAFVPPPHLKPLGLSATS; from the exons TGCGAGAGACGTACGTCGGGTAACGGTAGCGGTAGCGGGCAGCAGGGCAGCTGCAGTCCGCACATGCTGGCCATGGACGTGACTAAGGAGTCCCGCGCCTCGCCGCTGCCCGCGGCCGCGCAGTCCTCCGGCACCGCGACACAACCGCCGCCGCAGCCACAG ATCTGTGCGGGCTGCAGTAAGGTGATAACGGAGCGCTACTTACTAAAGGCTCTGGACCAGCTGTGGCACGAGGACTGTCTCAAGTGTGGCTGCTGCGACTGCCGGCTCGGTGAGGTCGGCCACACGCTCTACACTCGCGCCAACCTCATTCTCTGCAAGAGGGATTATTTAAG gTTGTTCGGTAACACGGGCTACTGCGCAGCGTGCAACAAGGTGATCCCCGCGTTCGAGATGGTGATGCGCGCGCGCAGCAATGTCTACCATCTGGAGTGCTTCGCCTGCCAGCAGTGCAATCATAG ATTTTGTGTGGGCGATCGCTTCTACTTGTGCGAGAACAAGATCCTATGCGAATATGACTACGAAGAACGGCTGGTGTTCGCTAACATGGCTTACAATCCGCCACCGCTTGCGCACCTCAAACGGCAGACCACCCATCTTTCTCCACCACCG ACAAGCAACGCGATGAGCCTAATGAATGGATCGGGCCGCTCCGGTGACATGAACAACAACATGTCGGGCTCGAACACGGCTGCGTTCGTGCCCCCGCCGCACCTCAAGCCGCTCGGCCTGTCAGCGACCAGCTGA